From the Bacteroidota bacterium genome, one window contains:
- a CDS encoding SprB repeat-containing protein: MLVRVNHFLSCEFGRRKRVSDCNDELEQCYCRCFFFSSTASQFPIGTFSWTPGIVDARPQPYTFTVTVQDNNCPSSGFQTYSYDIYVPDISATASATPSACATPVNGTATVIANGTGPFHYSWSPGGGTSSTISGLGAGTYTVIATDANGCTTTANAAVTIPPSISISVAGSSPVSCRGGNDGAAVVSVSGGTNPYTYSWSPSGGASASASNLAAGTYTVTVTDAHGCTQTSTVVITQPATLLSNITGTTAVQCNGDATGSVTVSSSGGTAPYDYAWSLEVQRILL, encoded by the coding sequence TTGCTTGTCCGGGTCAACCACTTTCTTTCATGTGAATTCGGCAGACGGAAACGCGTCTCAGACTGTAACGATGAACTGGAACAGTGCTATTGCCGGTGCTTCTTCTTCAGCAGTACAGCATCTCAGTTTCCTATTGGAACGTTTTCCTGGACACCGGGAATTGTAGATGCGCGTCCGCAACCCTATACATTCACAGTAACAGTTCAAGACAACAATTGTCCGAGTTCCGGATTTCAGACATATTCCTATGACATTTATGTTCCGGATATTTCCGCAACAGCGAGTGCCACACCATCGGCATGTGCTACACCCGTAAATGGAACAGCAACGGTTATTGCCAATGGCACCGGACCATTCCACTACTCATGGTCACCGGGAGGAGGGACAAGTTCTACGATTAGCGGTTTGGGAGCAGGCACATACACTGTAATAGCAACCGATGCGAATGGCTGTACAACAACAGCCAATGCGGCTGTGACCATTCCTCCCTCGATATCTATTTCTGTCGCAGGATCATCACCGGTTTCCTGTCGTGGCGGCAATGATGGTGCAGCGGTGGTTTCTGTCAGTGGAGGAACGAATCCATATACATATTCATGGTCTCCATCAGGAGGAGCTTCTGCTTCGGCTTCGAATCTCGCCGCAGGAACTTATACTGTTACTGTTACGGATGCGCATGGATGTACACAAACTTCAACAGTAGTAATCACGCAGCCTGCAACATTACTTTCAAATATAACTGGAACTACCGCAGTGCAATGTAATGGAGACGCAACCGGTTCTGTTACCGTTTCATCCAGTGGTGGGACAGCTCCATATGATTATGCATGGTCACTGGAGGTGCAACGAATTCTACTTTGA